In Neorhizobium galegae, the following proteins share a genomic window:
- a CDS encoding acyl-CoA thioesterase: protein MTENAKPTGELTLRTLAMPADANAAGDIFGGWVMAQMDLASGIRAAERARGRVVTAAVKEMAFELPVKIGDTLNIYTEITRVGRSSITLMVEAWAQRARHRMIEKVTAGTFIMVALDEDGRPVPVPAEE from the coding sequence ATGACCGAAAATGCCAAACCGACCGGTGAACTGACGCTCCGCACCCTGGCAATGCCGGCGGATGCCAACGCGGCCGGCGATATTTTCGGCGGCTGGGTGATGGCGCAGATGGACCTTGCGAGCGGCATCCGCGCCGCCGAGCGCGCCCGCGGCCGCGTGGTCACCGCAGCGGTCAAGGAAATGGCGTTCGAACTGCCGGTCAAGATCGGCGATACGCTCAATATCTACACGGAGATCACCCGCGTCGGGCGCTCGTCGATCACGCTCATGGTGGAAGCCTGGGCGCAGCGGGCGCGTCACCGGATGATCGAGAAAGTCACGGCCGGAACCTTCATCATGGTCGCCCTCGACGAGGACGGCCGCCCGGTGCCGGTGCCGGCCGAGGAATAG
- a CDS encoding methyl-accepting chemotaxis protein has translation MQRLAISWRLYSLVLLSLVILGGAMTFSLFQSYASSERERKAGLAQMNDVALTVLKKYQALEASGAMTREQAQSEAKAVISVMRYGEGSGYFWINDMLPRMIMHPIKAELNGKDLSNDKDPNGKFLFVEFVNAVKAGPTGKGFVDYYWPKPGAEQPVEKYSHVAGFAPWGWIVGTGVYVDDLHAMFRRDAINFASMFGIGALVLIAGATFVVKTVTGPIGKIKQALQSIASGEARVTVPCTEQNNEIGEMARALSVLRDSVDERAQLQAREAEQARMIASERSDNERTMTAAADRQGRAISELGRALEALAGGDLSVALADIGEDYAKLRHDFNAAVSSLHQAIAAISETSLVVRDSASDISGATGHLSKRTEQQAAALEETAAALDEITATVRTASERAVEARTMVSETKDSAGRSGEIVRNAIDAMGRIEESSNRINQIISVIDEIAFQTNLLALNAGVEAARAGEAGRGFAVVAQEVRELAQRSANAAKEIKTLISNSAREVEGGVALVRSTGDALVEIATLVDRVNAHVDTIATAAREQATGLQEINSSVNHMDQMTQQNAAMVEETTAASQTLAEQSLHLQGLLSAFRLADGGRGATSGHVSRARAA, from the coding sequence ATGCAACGTCTCGCCATTTCCTGGCGCCTTTATAGTCTTGTGCTCCTGTCGCTCGTCATTCTTGGCGGCGCCATGACCTTCAGCCTGTTCCAGAGCTACGCCTCGTCGGAACGGGAACGGAAGGCGGGCCTTGCCCAGATGAACGATGTGGCGCTGACCGTGCTCAAGAAATACCAGGCTCTGGAGGCTTCCGGTGCCATGACCCGCGAGCAGGCCCAGAGCGAGGCCAAGGCCGTCATCTCGGTGATGCGTTACGGCGAAGGCAGCGGCTACTTCTGGATCAACGACATGCTGCCGCGGATGATCATGCATCCGATCAAGGCGGAGCTGAACGGCAAGGACCTGTCGAACGACAAGGACCCGAACGGCAAGTTCCTGTTCGTCGAGTTCGTCAACGCCGTCAAGGCAGGCCCGACCGGCAAGGGCTTCGTCGATTACTACTGGCCGAAGCCCGGCGCCGAGCAGCCGGTCGAGAAATATTCGCATGTCGCCGGTTTCGCTCCCTGGGGCTGGATCGTCGGCACGGGCGTCTATGTGGACGACCTGCACGCCATGTTCCGGCGCGACGCGATCAACTTCGCCTCGATGTTCGGCATCGGCGCGCTGGTGCTGATCGCCGGCGCCACCTTCGTGGTCAAGACGGTTACCGGCCCGATCGGCAAGATCAAGCAGGCTCTGCAGTCGATCGCATCGGGCGAGGCGCGTGTCACCGTGCCTTGCACCGAACAGAACAACGAGATCGGCGAAATGGCCCGGGCGCTCTCCGTGCTGCGCGATTCGGTCGACGAACGCGCCCAGTTGCAGGCGCGCGAGGCCGAACAGGCCCGCATGATCGCCAGCGAGCGCTCCGACAACGAGCGCACGATGACGGCCGCCGCCGACCGCCAGGGGCGCGCGATCAGCGAGCTCGGCCGCGCGCTCGAGGCGCTGGCCGGTGGCGATCTTTCCGTGGCGCTCGCCGATATCGGCGAGGACTATGCGAAGCTCCGCCACGACTTCAATGCGGCGGTCAGTTCGCTGCACCAGGCGATCGCGGCGATTTCTGAGACGAGCCTTGTGGTGCGCGACAGCGCCTCGGACATTTCCGGCGCGACGGGCCATCTGTCCAAGCGTACCGAACAGCAGGCGGCGGCTCTCGAAGAGACCGCAGCAGCGCTCGACGAGATCACCGCAACCGTCCGCACCGCGTCGGAACGGGCGGTCGAGGCCCGCACCATGGTCAGCGAGACCAAGGACAGCGCCGGCCGTTCGGGCGAGATCGTCCGCAATGCGATCGACGCCATGGGCCGGATCGAGGAGAGTTCCAACCGCATCAACCAGATCATCTCGGTGATCGACGAGATCGCCTTCCAGACCAACCTGCTGGCGCTGAATGCCGGCGTCGAGGCGGCCCGCGCCGGCGAGGCGGGACGGGGTTTTGCGGTCGTGGCGCAGGAAGTGCGCGAACTCGCACAGCGTTCCGCCAATGCGGCCAAGGAGATCAAGACGCTGATCAGCAATTCCGCCCGCGAGGTGGAAGGCGGCGTGGCGCTGGTGCGTTCCACCGGCGATGCGCTGGTCGAGATCGCCACGCTGGTCGACCGGGTCAACGCCCATGTGGACACGATCGCGACGGCCGCCCGCGAACAGGCCACCGGCCTCCAGGAGATCAATTCCTCCGTCAATCATATGGACCAGATGACCCAGCAGAACGCGGCGATGGTCGAGGAAACCACCGCGGCGAGCCAGACGCTGGCTGAACAGAGCCTGCACCTGCAGGGCCTTCTTTCGGCCTTCAGGCTCGCTGACGGCGGCCGTGGGGCGACCTCCGGTCATGTCTCGCGCGCCCGCGCCGCCTGA